A stretch of DNA from Mesorhizobium onobrychidis:
CAACAGGTTTCCCCAACTGACGTCACCGTGGAACCAAACGGCCGCGCCATACCATGTCGCGGCAAGCGCTGCTTCCCAGACCGCGCTGGCGGCGCCCGTGTCGATCCTGCCGTCGAGGGCTGCAATTGCCTGCCGGGTTTCACCGTCATAGACGCTCAGTGGTCCGCCGCGAAAAAAATTGTGCTGCCCTGGCGCCGGTCCACCGGCGGGATCGATCCGTTGCAGGGCGACCAGGAACTGGGCCAGGCTGGCCGCGAATTGCGGCAGGCTGGCAATACGCTCCAGCGTCGCCGTCTCGCCTTCGATCCAGCGGTAGACGGACCAATGCCAGGGATAGTTGTCGGTCGGGGCTCCCATCGCCAAGGGAACCGGGACAGGCAGCGGCAGCAGAGGCGCAAGCCTTGGCAACCAGCGGTGTTCCTTTTCCACCTGCAAGGCATAGGCCGCCGCGCTCGGCAGCCTCACCAGCATATCGTCTCCGAGACGAAAGGTCCTGTTGTCCCATCCGCCCGATGCAACCGGCCTGACAGCAAGATCCTTCCATCGGGGAAATTGCGTGGCGACCAACCGGCTCACGAGAGCTGTATCGATAGTGACTTCTTGTTTGAGCATGATCTTTTCCGAAAACCGGCTCCCACTTTTCGGGAACATGCTCTAATGCGGAAACTCCAGCCCCATCTCGCGATAGCGCTCGGGGTCGTCGCCCCAGTTCTCGCGCACCTTGACGAACAGGAACAGATGCACCTTCTGTTCGAGGATACCGGATATCTCCATGCGTGCCGCCTGGCCGATGGCACGGATCGTCTCGCCCTTGTGGCCGAGCACGATCTTCTTCTGGCTGTCGCGTTCGACATAGATGGTCTGGTCGATGCGCACCGAGCCGTCCTTCTTCTCTTCCCATTTCTCGGTCTCGATATGGGAGGAATAGGGCAGTTCCTGATGCAGCCTGAGATAGAGCTTTTCGCGAGTGATCTCCGCCGCCAGCTGACGCATCGGCAGGTCGGAGATCTGGTCCTCCGGGTAATACCAGGGGCCGGCAGGCAGGGTTTCGGCCAGATAGTCGAGCAGGTCCTTGCAACCCGACCCGGTTAGCGCCGAGACCATGAAGGTGCGCTTGAAGGGCACCCTTTCATTCGCTGCCGCGGACAGGGCCAGCAGCGCCTCCGGCTTGACCCGGTCGACCTTGTTGAGGATCAGCACCATCGGCTGGCGGACATCCTTCAGCCGTTCGAGGATGGCGTCGGCGTCGCCCCTGATGCCGCGCTCGGCGTCGATCAGCAACAGCACGATGTCGGCGTCCTTGGCGCCACCCCAGGCGGTCGTCACCATCGCCGTGTCCAACCGCCGCTTCGGCCTGAAAATGCCCGGCGTGTCGACGAAGACGATCTGTGTGTTGTTGTGGATGGCGATGCCGCGCACGATGGCGCGCGTCGTCTGCACCTTGTGGGTGACGATCGACACCTTGGCGCCGACCAGTTGGTTGACCAGCGTCGATTTCCCCGCATTGGGCGCGCCGATCAGCGCGACGAAGCCGGAGTGTGTGACGGCAGCTTCTGTTGCCGGCGGGACGTCATCGGTGGCGGTCATGCCGCGCTCCCCTTATTGAGCCAGACGCCTTCGCGCAACAGCAGTGCAGTGGCCGCGGCTTGCTCGGCCTCGCGCTTGGAGCGCCCGCTGCCGATCGCCGGCGGATAGGCGCCGACCTTGACGCTGACGGTGAATAGCGGATCGTGGTCCGGTCCCTCGCGGCTGTCAATTATGTAGACCGGCACGGCGCCTGCCGCCTGATGCGCCCATTCCTGCAGTTCGGTCTTGGCATCGCGGCGGGCGGCACCGATGGCCTGCGAGCGCGGCCGCCAGTATTTGTGGATGAAGGCGCGGGCCGCCTCCAGCCCGCCGTCGAGATAGAGCACGGCGATCAGCGATTCCAGCGCATCAGCCCGCAGATTGACGCGTTTGCGCCCGTCCAGGCCGCGTACGTCCGAGCCGGCACGGATCAACTCCGGCAGGCCGATCTCCTCGGCGATGTCCGCCAGCACCTCGGCATTGACCAGCGCGTTGAGCCGGAGCGACAGCTCACCTTCGGCAGCGTCCGGATACGCCGCCAGCAGCATGTCGGCGACGACCAGTCCGAGGACGCGGTCGCCCAGGAATTCGAAACGCTGATAGTCGATGCCGGCATGGTTGCTGCGGGCGCTGGCATGGGTCAGCGCGCGCTGCAGGCGCTGGCGGTCGGCAAAGGCGTGGCCGGTGCGCTCCATGAGCGCTTCGGCGAGCGCGTCGACGGTCAGCCGTTTTGTCGCCGCCATGATCCTAATTGACGAAATGGAGCAGGCGCGACGCGCGCATCAGCGACGGCCATTTCCAGATTTCGAGCGGGCTGGCGCTGCCGCCGATCGAGAAGAAGATGAGATTGGCGCGGCCAACCAAGTTGTCGTCGGGCACGAAACCTACGGTGAAGCGGCTGTCCGAGGAATTGTCTCTGTTATCGCCCATCATGAAATAGTGGCCGGGCGGCACGTCGAATTCCTGAGTGTTGTCACCGATCGAGTTGGGTATCAGGTCGAGCGTGTCATAGCTGACGCCATTCGGCAAGGTCTCGCGATAGACGTCGACCGGCCCGCTCTCCTCGGTAATGTCGCGATTGTCGATCTGCCCGACCTTCTGGCGTGGCACGCCGACGCCGTTGATGAAGAGCTGGCCGTCCCTGACCTGGATCTTGTCGCCCGGCAGGCCGACGACGCGCTTGATGTAGTCGACGGAGGGGTCCGGCGGGAACTTGAACACCGCCACGTCGCCGCGCTTCGGCTCGGCGCCCCAGATGCGGCCCGAAAAGATGTCCGGCCCGAACGGCAGCGAATAGCGGGAGAAGCCGTAGGACCATTTGGTGACGAAGAGATAGTCGCCTTCAAGCAAGGTCGGCCGCATCGACCCGGACGGGATAGAGAATGGCTGAAACAGGAGCGTGCGGATAACCAGAGCGAGCAACAGCGCCTGGACGATGACGCTGACGGTTTCGCCAAGCCCGCCGGATTTCTTCTGGGATTTTTCAGCCACGCTCATGTCGTCCTCGATTATGCATTGGTTGGTATAGAGTCACGGCGCGCGCTGGGCAACGTCATGCCGGTGGTCAGATGCAATCAATACGGCGCTTCTTCGACGGGCAACGCCTCGATGATCACAAAGGCTTGAGCAAGCGGAAACTCGTCGGTGATGGTGAGGTGAATCGCCGCTCTGTGGCCGTCAGGCAGGATTTTGTCCAGCTGAGCCGCGGCCCCGCCGGTCAGCGCCATGGTCGGCTTGCCGCTGGCCAGGTTGACGACGCCCATGTCGCGCCAGAACACCCCTTGCGCCATACCGGTGCCCAGCGCCTTGGCGCAGGCCTCCTTGGCAGCGAAGCGCTTGGCATAGGAAGCGACGCGGGCGCCGCGGTTTTCGGAGCGGGCCTGTTCGACTTCGGTATAGATGCGCTGGATGAAGCGCTGGCCATGGCGCTCCAGCGATTTTTCGATGCGTCTGATATCAATCAGGTCGCTGCCGATACCAATGATCATTCGGCGGGAACTTCCCGTCCGGCGATTCCAGCTCTGTCCGCCAGGCGCAGCGAGCGCGAGAAAGAGCGGCGTGGCCACAGATAGGTACGCATCCGCTCGAGAAAACCATCAGGCTTGCGGCGTCGAAAAAGCACTCTGTTCCATTTCCTGATATCCAAAAGCTGCCGCTCCGACCACCCGGGCGCGACAGCCACATCTTGCGCTTTGCCGCCGTCGAAAGGCAACAACCACCTTGATATAGCGATACGCTGGCCGAAGGACAACCGAAGCTCGTCGGGCGCCCGGGCGGCGGATTTGAGGAGGCGAATTCGGCGCAGAGATCAGCAGCAACCCCAGCTAACTACGGTCCATACTCGCTGACCTCGACAAGATTGCCGTCCGGGTCGCGGAAATAAACCGACATCATCGGGCCACGGGCGCCGATCCGCTCGACCGGCCCGACTTCGACGGCAACGCCGTTGCCCGCCAGGCTGGCGCATATCTCGGAGAGCGGACGGGCGGCGACCAGGCAGAAATCCGCGGAGCCCGGAGTGGGCGCCCTGGCCTTCGGCTCGAAAGTGTGGCCTGCCTCATGCACGTTGATCTTCTGCGTTCCGAAAAACAGCGCCGTCGGCAGGTTCGGTGCGTCGACGCGCTTGAAGCCGAGCACGCGCTGATAGAAGGCGCAGGTGGCTTCGACGGAGCGAACCGTCAGCACGAAATGATCGATGCCGGTAATCACGGCAGCGCCTCCGTTACCTTGTTTTATGCATGTCGTTGTCCCAAATCGCTGCACACTTTTGGTCGACATGCGTCAGATGTTGCGGCTGCCGGGCTTGATGGCCGGTATGGCGGCGAGCTCGGGCGGCAGCTTGTCAGCCGGGTAGGCCGGAACCTCGTACTCGGCGAGCGCGATCAGTGGCACGCCGACATCCGTCTTGCCGGCCGAGCGGTCGATGATGCAGGCAGCGGCAACGACCTCGGCGCCAAGCGCGCGCAGGCAGTCGACGGTCTCGCGGATCGACAGGCCGGTGGTGACGATGTCCTCGACGATGACGACGCGCGAACCCCTGGCGATCTCGAAGCGGCGGAGCCTGAACTCGCCCCCTTCCCGCTCGACCCAGATCGCCGGTGCGCCAAGATGGCGCGAGGTCTCGTAGGCCGGGATCAGCCCGCCGATCGCCGGGCCGACGACATAGTCGATCCTGCCGGACACAGCGGCGCGGATCCTTTCGGCCAGCGCCTTGCACAGGCGCTCGGTCTTGTCGGCATGCATGAAGACCCGCGCTTTCTGCAGGAAGACCGGGCTTCGCAAGCCCGACGTCAGGATGAAATGCCCTTCGAGAACGGCACCGGCTTCACGGAAAATGCCCAGCACTTCGTCGGTGTTCATCTCTGCCTTGTCTCCAGCACGCTAGAGCGACGTGCGTCCACTTGGACGCACAAAGTACGCTCTAACTCTTTTACCTACGCATCGTGCTTTCCGAAAATCGATTCCGATTTTCGGGCCGATGCGGTAGTGATTTCTAGCCGTTCACGCGCCGCGCATCGCTGACGCTCGAATTGTCCTTGAGCTGCGACAGCAGCCGGTTCAGGTGCTTCAGGTCCCAGACTTCGAGATCGATCAGCATTTCGGTGAAATCGGGCGCGGTGCGCACCATCGACAATGTATGGATGTTGGCGTCGTTGGATGCAACGACCTGCGCGATGTCGGCCAGCGAGCCCGGCGCGTTGATGGCGGTGACCGAGACGCGCGCCGGAAACCGCTCCTTGGTGCGTTCGTCTATGTCCCAGCGCACGTCGATCCAGCGTTCGGGCTGGTCGTCGAAGGCCTGCAGCGCCGGCGACTGGATCGGATAGATGGTGATGCCGGTTCCCGGCTGCACGATGCCGACGATGCGGTCGCCGGGCACAGCACCTTCCGGCGCGAAGCGCACCGGCAGGTCGCCGCGGACGCCGCGGATCGGCACGGCGCCGTCCTTTGGCTGGTCCTTGTCCTTGCGTGCTGCGCGGCCCGGAATCTGGAACAGCATGCCGGCGGCGTTGCGGATCTTCGACCAGCCCTCCTCGCGCTGCTTGGGCGCGGCCAGCGTGACGCGCTCGTCCTTGTAGTCGGGAAACACCGCCTTCATGACATCGGTGGAGGCAAGTTCGCCGCGGCCTACCGAAGCCAGCACATCCTCGATGTCCTTGCGTGCCAGCCGATGCAGCACCGACTTCAGGCTGTCCTTGGTGAAAGTCTTGCCGGACCGTTCGAAGGCGCGTTCCAGAATGCGGATGCCGAGACCCGAATACTGCTTGCGGATGGCATTCTTGGTGGCGCGGCGGATCGCCGAGCGCGCCTTGCCGGTGACGACGACCGCTTCCCACGCCGCCGGCGGCACCTGCGCTTTGGAGCGGATGATCTCGACTTCGTCGCCATTCTTCAACTCGGTCATCAGCGGCATGATGCGACCGTTGACCTTGGCGCCGACGCAGGTGTCCCCGACATCGGTGTGCACGGCGTAGGCGAAGTCGATCGGCGTGGCGCCGCGCGGCAGCGCGATCAGCATGCCCTTGGGCGTGAAGCAGAACACCTGGTCCTGGAACAGTTCCAGCTTGGTGTTTTCGAGGAAGTCCTCGGGATTGTCGCCTTCGGCAAGCTGCTCGATGGTGCGCCGCAGCCAGGCATAGGCGTTGGTCTCCTTCGAGATCGCGTGGGCAGTGCCGTTCACCCTGCCGCCGCTGTCCTTGTAGATCGAATGCGCGGCAACGCCATATTCGGCGATCTTGTTCATCTGATAGGTGCGGATCTGCAGCTCGACGCGCTGGCGCGACGGTCCGACGATGGTGGTGTGGATCGAACGGTAGTCGTTCTGCTTCGGCGTCGAGATGTAGTCCTTGAAGCGGCCGGGCACCATCGACCATGTCGTATGGATAGCGCCGAGCGCCCGGTAGCAGTCCTCGACGGTGTCGACGACGACGCGAAAGCCGAAAATGTCGGACAGCTGCTCGAAGGACAGTGCCTTGGCCTCCATCTTGCGGAACACCGACCACGGCTTCTTCTGACGGCTCTTGACCTCGGCCTTGATCGCATATTTGTCGAACAGCGTGGACAGCGCCCTCTCGATCTCGGACAGCACGCCCTTGTTGCGTTCGAAGATTTCGGCGAGCCGCGCGGTTACGGCGCGGTAGGCTTCCGGATTGATGAAGCGGAAGGCGATCTCCTCGAGCTCCTCGCGCATGCCTTGCATGCCCATGCGCCCGGCCAGCGGCGCATAGATATCCATCGTTTCCTCGGCGATGCGCAGGCGCTTGGCTTCGGGCACATGGTCGAGGGTGCGCATGTTGTGCAAGCGGTCGGCGAGCTTGACCAGCAGCACGCGAACGTCTTCCGAGATCGCCAGCAAGAGCTTGCGCAGGTTTTCAGCCTGCTCGGCCTTCTTGGAGACGAGGTCAAGTTTCTTCAGCTTGGTCAGGCCTTCGACCAGTTTGCCCATTTCCGGACCGAACAGCTCGTCGATCTCGGCCCTGGTCGCCGTGGTGTCCTCGATCGTATCGTGCAGCAGGGCAACCGCGATCGTCGCCTCATCCATGTGCATTTCGGTGAGGATGGCGGCGACTTCGAGCGGATGCGAGAAATAGGGGTCGCCGGAGGCGCGCTTCTGGTGACCATGCTTCTGCATGGCGTAGACATAGGCCTTGTTGAGCAGCGCCTCGTTGACGTCAGGCTTGTAGCGCTGGACGCGCTCGACAAGCTCATACTGACGCATCATGGGCGGGATCTCGCAAGGCTGAAATGAATCATGCGCCGCACTGGCGTACGGCGCATGTCATAGATAACCACGAAACCGCCGACGCGAAAGTGTCGGCAGCCGTGGCGAAGATCAATAATCGTCGCTTTTTTCCGGCGGCACCAGACCTTCGATGCCGGCCAGGAGATCTTCCTCGGTCATGCGGTCGAAGGTGATGTTGTCCTCAGTATCGTCGGCATCGGTTGCCGCAGCGGCGGTACCGGTCTGGTCGGCGATCGCCTCGCCATCGGCTTCCGGCTCGTCGACCTCGACATGCTTCTGCAGCGAGTGGATCAGATCTTCCTTGAGGTCGTCGGGCGACAATGTCTCCTCGGCGATCTCGCGCAGCGCGATGACCGGATTCTTGTCGTTGTCACGAGGAACGGTGATCTGCGCGCCTTGGCTGATCTGACGGGCGCGGTGGCCGGCCAGAAGCACGAGCTCGAAGCGGTTGTCGACCTTGTCGATGCAATCTTCAACGGTTACGCGGGCCATGAGCTGCCCCTTTCATGCCTGGATTTGATGGAAAACAGGCGCGGTCCATAACCCGAACGCCGCCAAAATACAAGCTTTTTGGCAATGCCAGGTCTGGGGCCAGGTCTGGGGCCAGGTCTGGGGCCAGGTCCGGGGCCAGGTCCGGGGTCAGGTCCGGGGGCCGGGCGATGGCCGAGTGCATGCGACTATACGGCGCCGATCACAATTGCTTGCTATCAGCATCATACCCTTGGATTGCCGTAAAACCGGCGTTATCTCGAATGACGAAGGTCAGCCGGGTTATTTCAAGCCGACCGATAGTCAAGCGCATTTAGACGACCGCTTATTTCGAAAAGGAATATTTTCCATGTTCGACCCTCGGGAAAAAATCGCTCTTTTCATCGACGGTGCCAATCTTTACGCAACGTCGCGCGCCCTCGGCTTCGATATCGACTACCGCAGGCTTTTGTCGAGCTTCCAGAAGCGCGGCTATCTGCTGCGTGCTTACTACTACACCGCGCTCGTCGAGGATCAGGAATACTCCTCGATCCGGCCGCTGATCGACTGGCTCGACTACAACGGCTTCAAGGTGGTGACCAAACCAGCCAAGGAGTTCACCGACTCGACCGGCCGCCGCAAGATCAAGGGCAATATGGACATCGAGTTGACCGTCGATGCGCTGGAACTCGCCGATGTCGTCGATCATTATGTAATCTTTTCCGGCGATGGCGATTTCCGCACGCTGGTCGAGGCGCTGCAGCGGCGCGGGCGCAAGGTTTCGATCGTCTCCACTATGGCTTCGCAGCCGCCCATGATTTCCGACGATCTGCGCCGGCAGGCCGACCATTTCATCGACTTGATGACGCTGAAGAGCGAGGTCGGCCGCGATCCGTCCGAGCGGCCGGTGCGCCGGCCCGAACCGGCCGAAGTCGACGAGGACGACTATTGACGACGGCGGTCTTGACCGCTCCCTTGGTCGCGTGCCCCGACCCCGATCGCGACTGCCCGCTCTGCCCGCGGCTGCATGATTTTATCGCGCAGTGGCGGCAGCGCGAGCCGTCCTGGTTCAATGCGCCGGTGCCGACTTTCTTGCCGCCGGAGGGCGAGGATGCCGTTAAACTGTTAATTGTCGGGCTGGCGCCGGGCCTGCGCGGCGCAAACCGCACCGGACGCCCCTTCACCGGCGACTATGCCGGCGACCTGCTCTACAACATGCTGATCGCGCACGGCTTTGCTCGCGGCCAATACAAGGCGCGGCCCGATGACGGGCTGGAGCTTGTCGGCACGGCGATCACCAATGCAGTGCGCTGTGTGCCGCCTGACAACAAGCCGGTCGGCGCCGAGATTGCCACCTGCCGGACATTCCTGATGCCGACGATCGCACGGTTTAAAAACCTGCGCGCCGTGCTGGCGCTGGGCTCGATCGCGCACCAGTCGACCGTGCGGGCGCTCGGCCAGCGTGTTGCCGCTTTTCCCTTCCGCCACGGCGGGCAGCAGCAAACCAATGGCGTCACGCTGTTCTCCAGCTACCATTGCTCGCGCTACAACACCAACACCGGCGTCCTGACCGAAGCGATGTTCGTCAACGTCTTCAGCCAGATAGAAGAGTTTTTGCAGAAATAAGAGTCGGACGCGCCGCCGTCAGTTGGCTAGAAGCCCTCCAGGACGATCTTTCCCTTGGCCTTGCCGCTCTCGATCAGCGCATGGGCGCGCTTCAAATTGGCGGCATTGATGAGGCCGCCAGTCTCGCCAAGCGTCGTCCGGATCGCGCCAGTGTCAACCAGCCTCGCCAATTGGTTCAGATGTTCGCCTTGCGCCGCCATGTCCGCCGTCTCGAACATCGAGCGGGTGAACATGAACTCCCAATGCACCGAGACGCTCTTGCGCTTGAACGGATTGATGTCGAGCGATTTCGGATCATCGATAACCGCGAAACGTCCTTGCGGCGCGATCGACTCGGCGATCTCGGCCAGATGCTGGTCAGTGTTCGTCGTCGAGAACACGAAGCTAGGGGCACCGATACCCAGTGCTGCGACTTCGGCTGCCAGCGGCCTGGAATGATCGACGACATAATGGGCGCCGAGCCCGAGCGCCCAGTCCCGTGTTTCAGGCCTCGACGCGGTGGCAATCACCCTCAGGCCGGTCAACTGCCTCGCAAGCTGCACCGCGATTGATCCGACGCCGCCGGCGCCGCCGATGATCAGGATGGCGGGTTCCGCACCCGCCACGGGCTTCCTGACATCGAGACGATCAAACAGGGTCTCCCAGGCGGTGACCGCCGTCAGCGGCAGCGCTGCTGCTTCCGCATAGCCGAGTGAGGTCGGCTTGCGGCCGACGAGCCGCTCGTCGACAAGATGGAACTCGGCATTGGTGCCTTGCGGCGCCAAGGCACCGGAATAGAAGACATCGTCGCCGGGCCTGAAGAGACTCGCATTCGCGCCGGTCGCGACAACCCGGCCAGCAGCATCCCAACCGAGCACCCGCCATTGACCGGCTTCGGGAGCGACGCTGCGCCGCACCTTGGTGTCGACCGGATTGACCGAGATCGCCTTCACCTCGACCAGCAGGTCGCGTCCCTTGGGCTCGGGCTTCGGCAGTTCGATATCGACGAGGGAGGCATCATCGGTGATGGGAGCTGGGATTTGATAACCGACGGCGCGCATCTTCATCTTCATGATCGCTGTTGTAAGCGATAGACATGCTGTCTACGATCACCGTGCGCAAGAATGCACATATAAAGCACATAGTGTCGAAAAGGATACCGTCATGCCGCGTATTCGCCACGACCGATTTGATTGCAGCCCCGGCTGCACCGTGGAGGGAACGCTCCGCTACATCGACGGAAAATGGAAAGGTGTCGTGCTCTACCATCTGTTCGAGGGCACATTGCGCTTCAACGAGATTCGCCGGCGGATACCGAACTGCACGCAGCGCATGTTGACCAACCAGCTTCGCGAGTTGGAGGCGGATGGGCTGATTGCGCGCAAGATCTATCCGCAGGTGCCGCCGAAAGTGGAATACAGCCTGACGCCGCGTGGCATGAGCCTGGAGCCGGTGATCACCGCCCTGAAGACCTGGGGCGATGCAAATGTGGCCCTTGGCCCTCAGACCTCGCAAGCCGCGGCGTAAGGGCGGCCGAGAAGCGCCTCACCCGAGGCGTTATCCCTGAATCCGTTCAGGGTGTTCGCGGGGGTTCTGAAGGCATGGATTCAGGTGGCGCCGCGAACAGTGTCGTCAGCGTTTCCTGCCTGCCCTGAAGGACATTCAGGTCGACATCGCCGCTGATGCCGTCGACGCGACCCTTGTCGTGGTACTGCCAATAGATCCAGTCGTCATGACCTGGCTGCAGCGCCAGCGAACGAATCCAGCGCGGGCGGCCGACGATCTGGGCGGCATAGACCCGTGCCGCCTCGTCGGTCACATAAAGGATCGCCGTTTTGCCGAAGGCTGCCTCGACAGGACCAAGGAAAGCCGAGAGTTCAATACTCAATTCTTCGGGCGATGGCCGCCGCGGACAATTGCCGACGAATTCGATATCCACCACCGGCGGCAGCAGCGGTTGACCGCGCGGCACGACGGAGATGAAATTCTTCGCCTGATCGGCGCCAGGCCTGCAGAAGGTGAAGAAATGATAGGCACCGACCGCCAGACCGGCCTCACGGGCCTCACGCAGATTGGCGGCGAAGGCGTCATCGACATGGTCGCCGCCTTCGGTTGCCTTGATGACGGCGAAGGCGATGTCATCGGCGGCAACACGCCGCCAGTCGATCTGCCGCTGATGATGGGAAACGTCGAGGCCCCTGACCGGATATTTGCCGCGGTCCGGAGAAAACGGATAGAAATAGAAATAGCCGCCGACCGCGACGAGGCACGCCAGGATCAGGCTGGCCGCACCCCAAAAGACGATCCGGTTCTTCATCCGGTTCTTCAAAAGAGCGGCTCCCAGTCTACCCACCCTCCTTTAGCAGCCGGCCCTTCTCGCGCGACCAGTCGCGCTGCTTTTCGGTTTCGCGCTTGTCGTGCAATTTCTTGCCGCGG
This window harbors:
- a CDS encoding glycoside hydrolase family 25 protein, producing the protein MKNRIVFWGAASLILACLVAVGGYFYFYPFSPDRGKYPVRGLDVSHHQRQIDWRRVAADDIAFAVIKATEGGDHVDDAFAANLREAREAGLAVGAYHFFTFCRPGADQAKNFISVVPRGQPLLPPVVDIEFVGNCPRRPSPEELSIELSAFLGPVEAAFGKTAILYVTDEAARVYAAQIVGRPRWIRSLALQPGHDDWIYWQYHDKGRVDGISGDVDLNVLQGRQETLTTLFAAPPESMPSEPPRTP